A stretch of the Maridesulfovibrio zosterae DSM 11974 genome encodes the following:
- a CDS encoding phosphoenolpyruvate carboxykinase (ATP), producing MASQSTYEFYKSDLSKIPPLRAIAETLLADKRVRKITAAEAYDLATKQWDVMETDHPIYPEAAKRLGLPEGAKLLNHCHGKIVGRTALARRFYNRLSDTEQRKVTGDLREAISDLQERSLIKAEAVVGLDKDLMIKATILGAEDDAANIFNWLVNFTPFDELAQEYAESAKLPIQDIIIIGDNLWRNEDPYYHNQGFPQLALVDEECNVIYNFGMRYFGERKKGTLTLAWTSGIRVGMAACHGGIKEIDFTNCPDEEIKKIGKKSIAFFGLSGTGKSSHTNSHDNGGTLPEGFSKRVLHDDAFQIDTENRVCRAWEPTLFDKTDSRPLGNPDWKYMVSVMNHAMLEIDGKVMPLGQDIRNPNGRALIDRDVLGDYVNRCTFPDSLCWLMKDTCLPPVMRFSDTYLAVAMGAALMTKRNLAENVSEEELKKLVFIPYANPFRVYELWKDVEAFAGVFNSGAYGYSFNSIGFWKSSDTDLNAIPLQTSLTLQTMIVTDKLEWEDWDLLPGAQLPTRASIENILPGFYETYNPKNIKNQAQYIQTLKDRFEQRRQFLERIEDLNCKPDLLAKLVNSLHVKS from the coding sequence GTGGCCAGTCAGTCAACTTATGAGTTTTACAAAAGTGATCTATCAAAAATACCACCATTAAGAGCTATTGCAGAAACTCTTCTTGCAGATAAGCGTGTAAGAAAGATTACCGCTGCAGAAGCTTATGATCTTGCAACAAAACAGTGGGATGTTATGGAAACAGATCATCCCATTTATCCGGAAGCTGCAAAGCGTTTAGGACTTCCGGAAGGTGCTAAACTACTTAATCATTGCCATGGTAAGATTGTCGGTCGTACGGCACTTGCCCGTAGATTTTATAATCGGTTAAGTGACACAGAGCAGCGTAAGGTTACAGGAGATTTGAGGGAAGCTATCTCCGATTTGCAGGAACGTTCACTCATTAAAGCTGAAGCTGTAGTTGGTCTTGATAAAGATCTTATGATCAAAGCAACTATTCTTGGCGCTGAAGATGATGCAGCCAATATTTTTAATTGGCTTGTGAATTTTACCCCTTTTGATGAGCTTGCACAGGAATATGCTGAGAGTGCCAAGTTACCGATACAAGATATCATTATAATAGGTGATAACCTCTGGCGTAATGAAGATCCGTATTATCACAATCAGGGTTTTCCTCAGCTTGCTCTTGTCGATGAGGAGTGCAATGTAATTTACAATTTCGGAATGCGGTATTTTGGTGAACGTAAGAAGGGTACTCTAACTCTTGCGTGGACTTCAGGTATTCGTGTCGGCATGGCAGCTTGTCATGGTGGGATTAAAGAAATTGATTTTACCAATTGCCCGGATGAAGAAATTAAAAAGATTGGTAAGAAATCTATTGCATTTTTCGGACTGTCTGGAACAGGTAAATCTTCGCATACTAATTCCCATGACAATGGAGGAACCTTACCAGAAGGATTTTCCAAAAGAGTTCTTCATGATGATGCGTTCCAGATTGATACAGAGAATCGTGTCTGCCGTGCATGGGAGCCTACTCTTTTTGATAAAACAGATTCACGTCCTCTAGGTAATCCAGATTGGAAATACATGGTTTCTGTAATGAACCATGCCATGCTTGAAATTGACGGAAAAGTTATGCCCTTAGGGCAGGATATACGTAATCCTAATGGGCGCGCACTTATTGATCGTGATGTTCTTGGAGATTATGTAAACCGCTGCACATTCCCGGACTCTTTATGCTGGCTGATGAAAGACACCTGTCTGCCTCCAGTTATGAGATTTTCGGATACATATCTGGCAGTAGCTATGGGTGCGGCTCTTATGACCAAACGTAATCTGGCCGAGAATGTATCAGAAGAAGAACTTAAAAAGCTTGTTTTTATTCCCTATGCCAATCCCTTTCGCGTATACGAACTGTGGAAAGATGTTGAGGCTTTTGCCGGTGTCTTCAATAGCGGTGCTTATGGGTACAGCTTCAACTCAATAGGTTTTTGGAAATCATCTGATACTGATCTTAATGCAATTCCGCTGCAAACATCCCTGACTCTGCAAACCATGATTGTTACCGATAAACTTGAATGGGAGGACTGGGACTTGCTGCCTGGTGCGCAACTGCCTACCCGTGCAAGTATAGAAAATATTTTGCCCGGATTCTATGAGACCTATAATCCGAAGAATATTAAAAATCAGGCTCAGTATATTCAGACTTTAAAGGATCGTTTTGAACAGCGTAGGCAGTTCCTTGAGCGCATTGAAGATCTCAATTGCAAACCTGACCTTCTTGCAAAACTTGTCAATTCTTTGCATGTTAAGTCTTAG
- a CDS encoding sodium ion-translocating decarboxylase subunit beta, which produces MMTYGNFAMIVIGIVFIALAIIKDYEPLLLLPIGFGAIVGNIPSIAGMPLSVYDPGSVLYYIYFGVSKGVFPPLIFLGIGAMTDFSCMLSNPKLILLGAAAQMGIFVTLIGAMYMGFTPAEAGAIGIIGGADGPTAIFLSSKLAPHLLGAIAIAAYSYMALVPVIQPPIMKLMTSKEERLIRMSAPREVTTREKILFPIGAFLITALIAPGSIALVGMLFFGNLLKESGVTERLAETARTALIDSVTILLGFSVGASTQAQTFLTPDSLLIFGLGAASFCVATASGVAFAKFMNLFLKNKINPLIGAAGVSAVPDSARVAQTVARNEDPHNFLLMHAMAPNVAGVLGSAVAAGVLWSVLGGL; this is translated from the coding sequence ATGATGACCTATGGCAACTTTGCTATGATTGTCATCGGTATTGTCTTTATTGCCCTTGCTATCATCAAAGACTATGAGCCTCTACTGCTCCTGCCTATCGGGTTTGGGGCCATCGTAGGTAACATTCCGTCTATCGCCGGAATGCCACTCAGTGTTTATGATCCGGGCAGTGTGCTATATTATATCTACTTCGGGGTCAGTAAAGGGGTCTTCCCTCCGCTGATTTTTCTTGGAATCGGAGCAATGACCGATTTTTCGTGCATGCTCTCCAACCCTAAACTGATTTTACTTGGCGCAGCGGCGCAGATGGGTATCTTTGTGACACTTATCGGTGCCATGTATATGGGATTTACTCCTGCTGAAGCCGGGGCGATCGGTATTATTGGCGGGGCGGATGGTCCTACTGCGATCTTCCTTTCTTCCAAGTTGGCACCGCATCTTCTTGGAGCTATTGCTATTGCAGCTTATTCGTATATGGCATTGGTTCCGGTTATTCAGCCACCGATCATGAAACTTATGACATCTAAGGAAGAGCGTCTGATCCGTATGAGTGCACCTAGAGAGGTTACCACTCGTGAGAAGATTCTTTTTCCTATTGGCGCTTTTCTTATAACTGCGCTTATCGCCCCGGGGTCTATTGCCTTGGTCGGTATGCTCTTCTTCGGTAATTTACTAAAAGAGTCTGGCGTGACCGAACGTCTTGCTGAGACAGCACGTACTGCGCTTATTGATTCAGTGACGATCCTTCTGGGGTTCTCAGTTGGTGCATCAACTCAGGCTCAGACTTTTCTGACACCTGACAGTCTGCTCATCTTCGGGCTTGGTGCTGCTTCTTTCTGTGTTGCTACAGCCAGTGGAGTTGCATTTGCTAAGTTTATGAATCTTTTTCTTAAAAACAAGATTAATCCACTTATTGGAGCAGCCGGAGTATCCGCTGTTCCTGACTCTGCCCGTGTAGCTCAGACTGTAGCCAGAAATGAAGATCCTCACAACTTCCTGCTTATGCATGCGATGGCTCCTAATGTGGCCGGTGTGCTTGGCTCAGCAGTTGCTGCAGGTGTTCTCTGGTCTGTTCTCGGCGGATTGTAG
- a CDS encoding OadG family protein, with translation MQQVLFSWDSVVAGDGVALSITGMSIVFVALLLVSVYIALLPALAAFFNKIIPPAGHHTGPVANASVPAPSAGHAEAEIVAAAVAYLHKNKG, from the coding sequence ATGCAACAAGTGTTGTTCAGCTGGGATAGTGTTGTCGCCGGCGACGGCGTGGCACTTTCTATCACAGGCATGAGTATCGTTTTCGTTGCTCTGCTGCTGGTGAGTGTTTATATTGCTTTGCTTCCAGCATTGGCTGCTTTCTTTAATAAGATTATCCCCCCTGCGGGCCATCATACTGGACCCGTGGCTAATGCTTCGGTACCGGCGCCTTCAGCCGGACATGCTGAAGCTGAGATAGTCGCAGCAGCGGTTGCATATCTGCATAAAAACAAGGGCTAG
- a CDS encoding biotin/lipoyl-containing protein has protein sequence MAKKKIRFMCTAFRDGFQSVYGARVKTDDFLPAVEASREAGINWFEAGGGARFQALYFYSNEDAFEMMDRFRETAGPDADLQTLARGVNVVGLESQSSDVIKAHADLFSRHGITTIRNFDALNDVNNLIYSGQCIANAGLKHQVVVSMMELPPGCSGAHDAAFYEKTLRQILDADIPFDSVCFKDASGTSTPSKVYETIKAARKMLPEDVMLHFHTHETAGIGGLCYMSAIEAGADAIDLSMAPASGGTCQTDIVTMWHILRGTDYTIDVDIDKIITAEDVFRDCMKDYFLPPEATQVDPMIPFSPMPGGALTANTQMLRDNGLMDRYPEIIRAMSEVVRKGGFGTSVTPVSQFYFQQAFNNVMFGPWKKFADGYGKMVLGYFGKTPVEPDAEIVKLASEQMGLEPTKKTPLEINDADSTKGLAPARKICEEEGFELTDENIFIIATCKDKGVSYLKGNARVGIRYKKDVEAEQLKKLGATVGGGTGSGPVNVTVGGMSYTVNVDGGTATINGKTYNIGVGDAVSATDGTAAPAGVTEPIAAPMPGLIIRLCVEPGTAVQEGQTLVIMEAMKMEMEVKAQKAGTVTSFSVTAGDQVKQGQPLAQMTV, from the coding sequence GTGGCCAAGAAGAAGATTAGGTTCATGTGTACTGCCTTTCGTGACGGATTTCAGTCCGTTTACGGGGCCAGAGTTAAAACCGATGATTTTCTGCCCGCTGTAGAAGCATCTAGAGAAGCAGGGATTAATTGGTTTGAAGCTGGCGGAGGCGCACGGTTCCAGGCCCTCTATTTTTATTCCAACGAAGACGCCTTTGAAATGATGGACAGGTTCAGAGAGACCGCAGGTCCTGATGCCGATCTACAGACACTCGCACGTGGTGTTAATGTTGTCGGTCTCGAATCACAGTCAAGTGACGTCATCAAGGCACATGCTGATCTGTTTTCCAGACACGGCATCACCACAATTCGAAATTTTGACGCTCTTAATGATGTCAACAACCTGATCTACAGCGGCCAGTGCATTGCTAATGCAGGACTCAAGCATCAGGTGGTCGTTTCCATGATGGAACTGCCTCCAGGTTGCTCCGGGGCACATGATGCTGCTTTCTACGAAAAGACTTTGCGTCAAATTCTTGATGCAGATATTCCTTTCGATTCCGTATGCTTTAAAGATGCTTCAGGAACGTCTACTCCGTCCAAGGTCTATGAAACGATCAAAGCGGCCCGTAAAATGCTTCCCGAAGATGTAATGCTTCATTTTCACACTCACGAAACAGCCGGTATCGGCGGACTCTGCTATATGTCTGCAATCGAAGCCGGTGCTGATGCAATAGATCTGTCCATGGCCCCTGCCTCAGGCGGAACATGCCAGACAGATATAGTGACCATGTGGCATATTCTGCGCGGAACAGATTACACTATCGATGTTGATATTGATAAGATTATTACCGCTGAAGATGTTTTCCGTGACTGTATGAAGGATTATTTTCTGCCGCCTGAAGCAACACAGGTTGATCCAATGATCCCGTTCAGTCCTATGCCCGGAGGTGCTCTCACTGCAAATACTCAGATGCTCAGAGATAACGGCCTGATGGATCGTTACCCTGAAATTATCCGGGCAATGAGTGAAGTTGTTCGCAAGGGTGGATTCGGTACTTCTGTGACTCCGGTTTCTCAGTTTTATTTCCAGCAGGCATTCAACAACGTTATGTTTGGTCCCTGGAAAAAATTTGCTGATGGTTACGGTAAAATGGTTCTTGGTTATTTTGGAAAGACTCCGGTCGAGCCTGATGCAGAAATTGTTAAACTTGCTTCAGAGCAGATGGGGCTCGAGCCTACCAAAAAAACTCCGCTTGAAATCAATGATGCAGATTCTACTAAAGGACTCGCTCCTGCACGCAAAATCTGTGAAGAAGAAGGTTTTGAGCTTACTGACGAAAATATATTCATTATTGCTACATGTAAAGATAAAGGGGTCAGCTACCTTAAGGGTAATGCCCGCGTAGGTATACGCTACAAAAAAGATGTCGAAGCTGAGCAGCTTAAGAAACTTGGCGCAACAGTCGGTGGCGGTACAGGTTCCGGCCCTGTTAATGTAACTGTTGGCGGTATGTCATACACAGTTAATGTTGACGGTGGTACAGCAACTATTAATGGCAAAACCTACAATATAGGTGTCGGGGATGCTGTTTCCGCAACTGATGGGACTGCAGCTCCTGCTGGCGTAACGGAGCCTATTGCTGCTCCAATGCCCGGTTTGATTATCAGACTGTGTGTCGAACCTGGAACTGCTGTGCAGGAAGGCCAGACACTTGTGATAATGGAAGCCATGAAAATGGAAATGGAAGTCAAAGCACAAAAAGCTGGAACTGTAACCTCTTTCTCCGTAACTGCGGGCGATCAGGTTAAGCAGGGACAGCCTTTGGCTCAGATGACCGTCTAA
- a CDS encoding FeoB-associated Cys-rich membrane protein has protein sequence MQNIFVYILLGVAVVYLGWNWFGKSGSSCSCGCECPISKDKDKDCNSAGDCNCGNEQK, from the coding sequence ATGCAGAACATATTTGTATATATATTGTTAGGTGTGGCAGTCGTATATCTTGGGTGGAATTGGTTTGGTAAATCAGGATCGTCTTGCAGTTGCGGTTGTGAATGTCCTATTTCAAAAGATAAGGATAAAGACTGCAATTCAGCTGGTGACTGTAACTGTGGTAATGAACAAAAGTAG
- the cbiM gene encoding cobalt transporter CbiM, whose translation MHISEGVLSIPVLASGAVIAATGTIIGLKKLDSEKLVSVALLSSVFFIASLIHIPIGPSSAHLILSGLMGIMLGWAAFPAIMVGLLLQAVLFQFGGLTVIGVNTTTMALPAVTCFYLFRPLLKKKGLSMSIGAFLCGAVSIALSSILTALALSFTDESFIGAAQLLIYSHIPIMIIEGFICASAYSFLQKVKPEMFLRTQET comes from the coding sequence ATGCATATATCTGAAGGCGTCTTATCTATTCCGGTACTCGCAAGCGGCGCAGTAATAGCAGCAACAGGGACCATAATCGGACTCAAAAAGCTTGATTCTGAGAAACTTGTATCGGTGGCATTACTCTCCTCAGTCTTTTTTATTGCCTCCTTGATCCATATTCCAATAGGACCATCCAGCGCTCACCTGATCCTAAGCGGCCTAATGGGAATAATGCTCGGTTGGGCTGCTTTCCCGGCAATTATGGTTGGACTACTTTTACAAGCTGTTCTTTTTCAATTTGGTGGTCTGACTGTCATCGGTGTAAATACCACTACCATGGCACTTCCAGCCGTGACATGTTTTTATCTGTTCAGACCTCTACTTAAGAAAAAAGGTTTAAGCATGAGTATAGGAGCTTTTCTATGCGGTGCAGTCTCCATTGCTCTTTCATCGATACTCACAGCACTAGCACTATCCTTCACCGACGAAAGTTTTATCGGCGCAGCACAACTCCTTATCTATAGCCACATCCCAATTATGATTATTGAAGGATTTATCTGTGCATCAGCATACAGCTTCCTGCAAAAAGTTAAGCCGGAAATGTTTTTAAGAACTCAAGAAACATAA
- a CDS encoding aspartate/glutamate racemase family protein, whose amino-acid sequence MKTLGILGGMSWESTVSYYKFINEGVRARLGGLHSCKMVINSVDFAGFAENMKNNDWNAICADLISAARRTEAAGADALIIATNTMHKAAEVVQAAIDIPLLHMADAIAVGAKSAEATQLGLLGTAFTMEQDFLSKPLNDKFGLKVITPQREDRQFVHRSIFDELCCGKIMDQTRNGYVKVINELCTQGAEAIVLGCTEIGLLVRPEDVSVPLIDTVKVHVDLALDYILD is encoded by the coding sequence ATGAAGACTTTAGGAATTCTTGGGGGAATGAGCTGGGAGTCTACGGTTTCGTATTACAAATTTATTAATGAAGGCGTGCGAGCACGGCTTGGTGGACTTCATTCATGTAAAATGGTCATCAACAGTGTCGATTTTGCGGGCTTTGCAGAAAATATGAAGAATAATGATTGGAATGCAATATGTGCTGATTTGATATCAGCAGCCCGAAGAACAGAAGCTGCCGGTGCAGATGCTTTGATCATTGCTACTAATACTATGCATAAAGCCGCGGAAGTTGTTCAAGCAGCAATTGATATACCGTTGCTGCATATGGCAGACGCAATTGCTGTTGGAGCAAAGAGTGCAGAAGCTACGCAATTAGGGCTGTTAGGGACTGCTTTTACTATGGAACAGGATTTTTTATCAAAGCCGCTTAACGATAAGTTTGGTCTGAAAGTCATTACTCCTCAGCGTGAAGATAGGCAGTTTGTGCATAGATCAATTTTTGATGAGTTGTGTTGCGGTAAGATTATGGATCAAACCAGAAATGGTTATGTGAAGGTCATTAATGAACTGTGCACACAAGGAGCTGAAGCAATTGTACTGGGTTGTACAGAAATTGGGCTTTTGGTGCGCCCTGAAGATGTTTCAGTACCGCTTATTGACACAGTTAAAGTTCATGTGGATTTGGCTCTTGATTATATTCTCGACTAG
- the hmcA gene encoding sulfate respiration complex hexadecaheme cytochrome HmcA, producing the protein MANGKKLLRLSGILIVLAGVLGFHMEALSMVGTPQGEGNKRPDLIMIDTIAAQEKLELPAVVFLHDTHTKAMTEQGKDCTACHQKDNGAISYKFKRLENGSPEHLKQIYHNGCISCHTEDAKAGRKTGPQVGECRSCHVADPELAADRTPAGMDNVLHFRHWDSKLIAKDAGQNTNCGTCHHQYNKFDKKLEYVKGQEENCSSCHTAKPEGDVKLTTSEAYHGQCVSCHLEMKAVKAEKTGPVKCAGCHGKIKAADIKEDNAATLKKLGGELPRLPRNQPDAVLLTAPVDENTSVKGTMASVAFNHKAHENFTDSCSSCHHKTMNKACSSCHTVRGSKEGGFVTLDQAMHKADSNRSCVGCHAVKQKDPSCAGCHELMPKNVIKSKETCAACHNGPASNSSAPVKMEASAKAEIAKSLIMKRPTSPVLIAEKDIPEFVTINVIENEYKASKMPHRKIIMSMMDKIKGNKLADTFHSTPLTVCGSCHHNSPASKTPPSCASCHGGTFKTQDGRPALKGAYHGQCMTCHDAMNLEKPASTDCTACHAKK; encoded by the coding sequence ATGGCAAACGGAAAAAAATTATTGCGATTGTCCGGTATCCTGATCGTCCTAGCAGGGGTGCTTGGCTTCCATATGGAAGCATTAAGCATGGTCGGAACCCCGCAGGGTGAAGGTAATAAGCGTCCTGATCTTATCATGATCGACACTATTGCCGCACAGGAAAAACTGGAACTGCCTGCGGTTGTGTTTCTCCACGATACACACACAAAGGCTATGACAGAGCAGGGAAAAGACTGTACTGCCTGTCACCAAAAAGACAATGGGGCCATTTCATACAAGTTTAAAAGACTTGAAAATGGCAGCCCTGAGCATCTCAAACAAATTTACCACAACGGTTGTATCAGCTGTCACACTGAAGATGCAAAGGCTGGCAGGAAAACAGGACCTCAAGTAGGTGAATGCCGCAGCTGTCACGTTGCTGACCCAGAACTTGCCGCTGACAGAACTCCAGCTGGAATGGACAATGTACTCCACTTCCGTCACTGGGATTCCAAGCTCATCGCCAAGGACGCAGGTCAGAACACCAACTGTGGTACCTGTCACCATCAGTATAACAAGTTTGATAAAAAACTTGAGTACGTAAAAGGACAGGAAGAAAATTGCAGTTCATGTCACACAGCAAAACCTGAGGGTGATGTTAAACTGACTACTTCTGAAGCCTATCACGGTCAGTGTGTATCCTGTCACCTTGAAATGAAAGCTGTCAAAGCCGAAAAAACAGGCCCAGTAAAATGTGCAGGCTGCCATGGAAAGATTAAGGCTGCTGACATTAAAGAAGACAACGCTGCGACCCTGAAAAAGCTGGGCGGAGAACTGCCCCGCCTCCCCAGAAATCAGCCTGATGCTGTTCTGCTCACCGCTCCGGTGGATGAGAATACAAGTGTAAAAGGCACAATGGCCTCTGTAGCTTTCAACCACAAAGCCCACGAAAACTTTACTGATTCATGCAGCTCCTGCCACCACAAAACCATGAATAAAGCATGCTCCTCATGTCACACCGTTCGTGGTTCTAAAGAAGGTGGTTTTGTTACTCTTGATCAGGCTATGCACAAAGCTGACAGCAACAGGTCCTGTGTAGGATGTCACGCTGTAAAACAGAAAGATCCCAGCTGTGCAGGATGTCACGAACTGATGCCTAAAAACGTAATCAAGTCTAAGGAAACCTGTGCGGCCTGTCATAACGGTCCGGCTTCAAATTCCAGCGCCCCCGTCAAGATGGAAGCCTCCGCCAAGGCTGAAATCGCTAAATCGCTGATCATGAAGCGCCCCACATCTCCTGTCCTGATTGCAGAAAAGGATATCCCTGAGTTCGTAACCATCAACGTCATTGAGAACGAATACAAAGCCAGCAAAATGCCTCATCGCAAAATCATCATGAGTATGATGGACAAGATTAAAGGTAACAAGTTGGCCGACACATTCCACAGCACACCTCTAACTGTGTGCGGAAGCTGCCACCACAACAGCCCTGCAAGCAAGACTCCTCCGAGTTGTGCAAGCTGTCATGGCGGTACCTTTAAAACTCAGGACGGACGTCCGGCCCTCAAGGGTGCTTATCACGGTCAGTGCATGACCTGTCATGACGCTATGAACCTTGAAAAGCCTGCTTCAACTGACTGCACCGCATGTCACGCGAAGAAATAA
- the hmcB gene encoding sulfate respiration complex iron-sulfur protein HmcB, which yields MLRRTFLGVLGATCVGAALPTGAKAGGKEFKGYPGSKGVLFDATRCIGCRKCEAACNKVNNLPEPEKKFDDLSVLDTKRRTDAKTFTVVNKYNGPENPVFRKSQCNHCLEPACASACFVKAFKKLPNGAVVYDESVCVGCRYCMVACPFEIPTYEYDEPLTPRVMKCTMCAPRLAEGKLPGCVEGCPKEALVFGERDELIKIARQRIRRNPDRYIDHLYGENEMGGTSWMYLSGVPFNEIGMREDLGTKSAPELTAGALAAVPMVAGLWPVLLGGIYAVTQRNSKVADEERKEAVDNAIARASAEAEKTLSEALKKADVANKRQIEVEVKKAVEEALAPKEEQEENSEKEES from the coding sequence ATGCTACGCAGAACATTCCTCGGAGTGCTGGGCGCAACCTGTGTGGGAGCAGCTCTCCCCACAGGAGCTAAAGCCGGAGGCAAGGAGTTCAAAGGTTATCCCGGAAGTAAGGGTGTACTTTTTGACGCTACCCGCTGCATCGGCTGCCGCAAATGTGAAGCGGCATGTAACAAGGTCAATAATCTTCCCGAACCTGAGAAGAAATTTGATGACCTGTCCGTGCTAGACACAAAACGCAGAACTGATGCCAAAACGTTCACTGTTGTTAACAAATACAATGGACCTGAAAATCCTGTATTTCGTAAATCTCAGTGTAACCACTGTCTTGAGCCGGCATGTGCATCAGCATGCTTTGTAAAGGCATTCAAAAAACTGCCCAACGGTGCTGTTGTTTATGATGAGTCGGTTTGTGTAGGCTGCCGTTATTGTATGGTAGCCTGTCCTTTTGAAATTCCTACCTACGAATATGATGAACCCCTCACTCCCAGAGTAATGAAGTGCACTATGTGTGCTCCCAGACTGGCTGAAGGCAAACTGCCCGGCTGTGTTGAAGGTTGCCCAAAAGAAGCACTGGTATTCGGAGAAAGGGACGAACTTATTAAAATAGCCCGTCAACGCATCAGACGTAATCCAGACCGTTATATTGACCATCTTTACGGTGAAAACGAAATGGGTGGAACCAGCTGGATGTACCTTTCCGGTGTGCCTTTCAATGAAATAGGCATGCGCGAGGACCTCGGCACCAAATCAGCACCAGAATTGACTGCAGGCGCACTGGCAGCCGTTCCTATGGTTGCTGGTCTCTGGCCTGTCCTTCTCGGCGGAATTTACGCTGTGACCCAGCGTAACAGCAAGGTAGCTGATGAAGAACGTAAAGAAGCAGTGGACAACGCAATTGCAAGAGCAAGCGCGGAAGCTGAAAAGACTCTCTCCGAAGCTCTTAAAAAGGCAGATGTTGCCAATAAGCGCCAGATCGAAGTTGAGGTCAAGAAAGCTGTAGAAGAAGCCCTTGCTCCTAAAGAAGAGCAGGAAGAAAACAGCGAGAAGGAGGAATCCTAA
- the hmcC gene encoding sulfate respiration complex protein HmcC, with protein sequence MSTPANNGPKSAFSTFNLVAGAIIIVGLIITVIRFTQGIGSVTNLDNNNPWGIWIGFDLLCGVALAAGGYTTSAACYIFGLKRFHSAVRPAILTAFLGYALVVFALQYDLGRPWRLPYPIFYQQGTTSLLFEVGLCVMLYLTVLFIEFTPAMFEWLGWKKVRKVVVKLTLALTIFGVVLSTLHQSSLGALYTIAPSKLHPLWYSPYMPLYFFVSSIAAGMSMVIFEGTLSHKKMHHMMDEEYLKHHDGVVLGFGKATSLVLFGYFFIKMIGLAYDNNWHYLTSGYGLLYMTEMLGFVALPCFLYAVGVRDKNLGLIKKAAIITVLGIVFNRFNVSLIAFNYHLPSSERYFPSMMEIGISVFVVTIGVVVFRFITTRMPIFFEHPDYKSDH encoded by the coding sequence ATGTCCACCCCGGCGAATAACGGTCCTAAATCGGCCTTTAGCACCTTCAATCTGGTAGCAGGTGCGATCATCATTGTTGGTCTGATCATTACCGTGATCAGGTTCACGCAAGGTATCGGCTCTGTAACCAATCTTGATAACAACAACCCATGGGGCATCTGGATCGGATTTGACCTGCTCTGCGGTGTTGCTCTCGCAGCCGGTGGATATACAACTTCCGCAGCCTGCTATATCTTCGGACTCAAGCGTTTTCACTCCGCTGTACGTCCGGCAATCCTGACAGCATTCCTCGGCTACGCCTTGGTTGTTTTTGCATTGCAATACGACCTTGGACGGCCATGGAGACTGCCATACCCTATATTCTACCAGCAGGGCACTACGTCCCTTCTTTTTGAAGTGGGTCTGTGCGTTATGCTGTACCTGACAGTACTCTTTATTGAGTTCACACCGGCCATGTTTGAATGGCTTGGATGGAAGAAGGTCAGAAAAGTAGTCGTAAAACTGACTCTTGCTCTGACTATCTTTGGTGTTGTCCTGTCTACTCTGCACCAGTCTTCTCTCGGAGCACTGTACACAATTGCACCGTCTAAACTTCATCCCCTGTGGTACTCACCATATATGCCGCTTTACTTTTTTGTTTCAAGTATTGCTGCTGGTATGTCCATGGTCATCTTCGAAGGAACTCTCTCTCATAAAAAGATGCATCATATGATGGATGAAGAATACCTCAAACATCACGATGGAGTTGTCCTCGGATTCGGTAAAGCCACATCTCTGGTTCTCTTTGGATACTTCTTCATTAAGATGATTGGTCTGGCATACGACAACAACTGGCATTACCTCACATCAGGTTACGGACTTCTGTATATGACTGAGATGCTCGGTTTTGTTGCACTGCCATGCTTTCTCTATGCTGTCGGTGTACGCGACAAGAACCTTGGTCTGATCAAGAAGGCTGCTATCATTACTGTGCTCGGCATTGTCTTCAACAGATTCAATGTTTCCCTTATTGCGTTCAACTACCACCTGCCCTCTTCCGAGCGCTATTTTCCCAGCATGATGGAGATAGGTATATCCGTATTCGTGGTCACTATCGGAGTTGTAGTTTTCCGTTTCATTACCACCCGGATGCCCATTTTCTTTGAGCACCCTGATTACAAAAGCGACCACTAA
- the hmcD gene encoding sulfate respiration complex protein HmcD gives MEAHNLQEYYTFTKGIVYLFMGGALVGVTLFWQFLMGGKAKRDENKKTYGNHH, from the coding sequence ATGGAAGCGCATAACTTACAAGAATATTACACCTTCACTAAAGGTATAGTATATTTGTTCATGGGCGGAGCACTGGTTGGCGTCACATTGTTCTGGCAGTTCCTCATGGGTGGAAAGGCTAAACGGGACGAAAACAAAAAGACGTACGGCAACCACCACTAG